TCCACCCCCGCTCGGTCCCGGATCAGCCAGCGGTGCACGCCCGGCTGATTATGAGCCCGCATGGCGGCGGTCACATCCCGATAGGTGCGGGCGTTGAGATCCTGGATCCCGTACACCTCTCGTATGGTCAGCGAGATCGCCCGGCCGTAGCCGGTGTGGCGGGCTCGTTCCCAGAATGATGCCACGCGTCGCCACTTCTCATCCTGGTCCATCCGGTCGGTGGGCATCGCCTCGGCGTCTGCGGGAGGCATGCCGGCTGAGATCAGGTCGGCGATAAGATACGCCTGGAAGAGGTAGGCGAAGTCCAGTCGATCGCCCAGCGCCAGGCGGTCGTGCTCCTCCTGCAGGTGCTCATGGGTGTCGATCAGGGGCGTCCGTTCGACGGCCTCGCGCAATCGTGGGTAGCGATTGGGCAGATCAAACATGGGGTGCCTCCTTGGCGGGTTCGTGTCCCCATTATACACCATGGGGCATGGCATGTTGTGTCTCCGTGTGCCTGCCTGGCCTCCCCTCAGCGCATGGCGTTGCCCCTCGTACCCCACCCACATTAAAGAGGCTATACCTCTCAAAGCTCCAGGGCTTTTCAAAGCTCAAACACCTGCCCCTGAAGTCCTACTGTAGGGGCGCCCCTTGTGGGCGCCTGAGGCAACTACAAGGGCTGTCTCTACAAGATTCGTTAGAACGCTGAAAAGCCCTGTCAAAGCTCCTCGCCGTATTTCCACACGAAAAAGATGCACGACCGGATCGCCGATCGTCTTGACGCTCCCTCGCGCTCGCGTGTAGAATGGGCCCACAACCCCCAAGCCCGACAAGGAGGTCGTTTGATGTCCTCGCTATCTCGTGATCGCGTTGCCCTCTACTTGCAAGATGCCCATCCTATTCGCGATGGAATTGAGTATGTGCGTTATGCGGAGTCCAAGGGGTTCGAGGCGGTGTGGCAGGCGGAATCCCGTCTGGTGCGGGATGCCATCGTGCCCATGGCTGCCTTCGCCGCCTGTACGGAGCGCATCAAGGTCGGCTCTGGTGTCATCAACAACTGGACCCGCAACGCGGCTCTGATCGCGGCGACCTTCGTCACCCTGGATGACCTGGCTCCTGATCGGATCCTGTGTGGCCTGGGAGCCTGGTGGGAGCCGCTGGCTTCCAAGGTCGGCGTGGACCGACGTAAGCCGCTGCAGGCCATGCGGGAGACGGTGGAGGCGGTGCGTCGGTTGATCGCGATGGAGCGGGTGACCTACCACGGCGAGTTCGTCCACCTGACGGATGTGGAGATCGATATCGTCCACGGCCGACGGGAGCCGAGGAACATCCCCATCTACATCGGCGCCACCGGCCCGAAGATGCTGGAGCTGGCGGGGGAGATCGCCGATGGCGTGCTCCTGAACTATCTGGTATCGCCCGCGTACAACGCGCAGGCGATGGAGCGGTTGGAAGCTGGAGCGCGCCGGGCGGGCCGCAGGCTAGAGGACATCGATCGGCCGCAGCTGGTGGTGTGCTCGTTGGATACCGATCGGCAGAAGGCGTTGGACAACGCCCGCAAGCTGGTGACGCAATATCTGGGCCAGCAGCCGCACATCATGAAGGCGTCCGGCGTCTCCCAAGAGCTGTTGGACGAGATCGGTCAGGTGCTCTCCTGGCCGGCGACGGAGGAACAGATCGAGCGGGCCATGGAGCTGGTGCCAGATGAGGTGGTACAGCTCATCACTGCCAGCGGCACGCCCGAGGAGTGTCGGGCCAAGGTGCGGGAATACGTCGCCGCGGGCTGCACCTGCCCGGTGCTGTATCCGTTGGGCGATGATGTGTACGCCATGATCGATGCATTCGCGAACGGATATCGCTGAGAAGACCCTCGATGCATGATTTACCGCGTCAAAGGCTTCGCGACCTCATCACCACGTACGGTCCTTCCGTGATCGAAGACCCCGATCACTGCGAGCGTCTCCTGCGCGCCATCTGCGGCGAGTATCGGCGTGAGTTCTTCGTGCTGGCTGGTGCGCTTCGAGAGGGCGTGCCGGCAGCGTTGTTGGCCGCGGCGCCTGACGTGTCGCGGGCGTCATTCCTGGCGCGGCTGGCGCGGGAGCTCCAGGATGGGCTGGCGGTCACGGAGGAGGCCGCCCATTGGGCCGTGGAGGCGTGGGCTGTGGCGTTGGGCGTGGTCGAGCTGTCGGACCATGTGTCCACGGTCACGGTCGCTCTCGATGGCACAGGAGACTACAGGAGCATCGGGGCCGCGTTGCGTGCGGCCTCCTCGGGGACGCGAGTCGTGATCCGCCCGGGTCGCTATGAGGAGGGGCTCGTCATCGATCAGGAGGTGGAGATCATTGGCGATGGCCCGCCGGCTGAGATCATCGTCGAGAGCATCAATGCCCCCTGTGTCCAGGTGGAGGCGGAGTGGGCAGTGGTGCGCGGCCTCTCCCTCCGCAGTTACGTGGAGTGGCGCGGCAGCAAGTATTACGCCGTGGAGGTTGCCCAAGGGCGCTTTGAGATGGAGGATTGCGATATCACGTCCGATGCATTGGCGTGCGTGGCCGTTCACGAGCCCTCCGCCGATCCCGTGTTCCGGCGGTGTCGCGTGCACGATGGTCAGGGCTTCGGCGTCTCCGTCTATGACGGCGCGCGGGCGACCCTGGAGGAATGTGTGATCTCCGGGAATCGATATGCCGGCGTGGAGGTTCGCGGTGATGCTCGCGTTCTTCTGCGCCGGTGCCGGATCCGGGATAACGCGAGGGAGGGGATATGGGCCTATGACGGGGGATCCGTCACATTGGAGGATTGCGAAGTAGACGGGAATTTGAAGGCCGGGATCAGCGCCGAACGGGGATCAGAGCCCGTCATTCGCGGCGGGTGCATTCGGGATCCGGTGGTCGCCTATGAGCCCACCCGGGTGAACTCCTGGCGGGTGATCCTGGCCTGGGCTATGATCGGCGCGCTGGTGGTGGGGATCATCGTCAGGGCCGTCTCCGGCTTGGTCGTCGGCGCCCTGGTGGGCATGTTGCTGGGAGCCATCCTGGCGGGGATCATGTCCGGCGTACTGGGCGGCCAGCGGTAGGGCGGCGGCATGTATGCGCGTATTGGGGGACCTTCCATAAGTCGTCCCCGCCTCTCGGATAGGACATCTCTATAAACCATCAAGCAAGGAGCTGTATCCATGCCCGACGTTCGCTTTGACACCTACTATCGCTATGAGGAGCTAACGCGCATCTTGCAGGGCTACGCGGAGGAGCATCCTCAGCTTGTGCGCGTGGAGAGCATCGGTAAGAGTTATGAGGGGCGTGACATCTGGGTGGCCACCGTCACCAGCTTCGCCACGGGGGAGGATAAGGAGAAACCCGCGCTGTGGGTGGATGGCAACATTCATGCCAGCGAGTTATCGCCCTCCAGCGCGTGTCTGTATCTGATCCACAGGCTGGTTACCGGGTATGGGCGCGATGAGGAGATCACTCGCTGTTTGGACACGCGGGCTTTTTACATCTGCCCGCGCGTGAACCCGGATGGGGCGGAGTTGGCGTTGGCGGATAAGCCCAAGATCATCCGGTCCAGCACGCGGCCGTATCCCTACGATGAGGAGCCGCTTGAGGGGTTGGTGGAGGAGGATATCGACGGGGATGGCCGCATGTTGATGATGCGAATCCCCGATCCGAACGGTCCCTGGAAGGTGTATCCGGAGGAGCCGCGCCTGCTGGTGCGCCGGGATCCCACAGAGACGGATGGGCAGTACTATCGTATCCTGCCGGAGGGACGGCTGAAAGACTATGACGGGGTGACGATCACGTTGCAGCCGAAGAAGGAGGGGCTGGACCTCAACCGCAATTTCCCGATGAACTGGCGCCAGGAGCACGAGCAGCAGGGGGCTGGCCCGTATCCCACGTCGGAGCCGGAGGTCCGGGCGATCGTGCACTTCATCGTCAGCCACCCGAACATCACCGGCGGCGTGGCCTTTCACACGCACAGCGGCGTGCTCCTGCGGCCGTACAGCGATCAGAGCGATGAGACGTTCCCGGCCGAGGATCTGTGGACGTATCAGAAGATCGGCCAAAAGGGGACGGAGATCACCGGCTACCCCAACATCTCCGTGTATCACGACTTTCGATATCACCCGAAGGAGGTGATCACGGGCGTCTTTGACGACTGGATGTACGATCACCTGGGGGTGTTCGCCTGGACGGTGGAGATCTGGAGTCCACAGCGACAGGCGGGGATCAAGGATTACAAGTTCATCGAGTGGTATCGAGAGCATCCCGTCGAGGATGATCTGAAGCTGCTTCGGTGGAGCGACGAGGTGTTGGATGGCGAGGGATATGTGGACTGGTACGAGTTCGACCACCCGCAACTGGGTAAGGTCGAGTTGGGGGGCTGGAACGCGCTTTATGCCTTCCGCAATCCACCGCCGAAGTTCCTAGAGAAGGAGATCTCCTCCTTTCCGGACTGGTTGATCTGGCATCTGTTGATCTCGCCGCGCCTGGAATTGTATGAGGCGAGCGCCAAGCCATTGGGCGATGGGACGTATCGGATCCGCCTGGTGGTGCAGAACACGGGATGGTTGCCCACGTATGTGACCAAGAAGGCGCTGGAGAAGAAGGTGGTGCGCGGCGTGATCTGCGAGATCGAGCTGCCAGAGGGCGCCAAGTTGGAGGCCGGCAAGCCACGCGTGGACATCGGCCAGTTGGAGGGCCGGGCTTACAAGCCCTCCGCCCCGGTCAGCCGGGTGGCCGATCCCACCGAGGACCGGGCCAAGGCGGAGTGGGTCGTGCGGGCGCCCAAGGGTGGCACGGTGCGGCTCGTCGCCCGTCATGATCGGGCGGGGGTGGTACGGGCGGAGGTCGTATTGGAGGCGGGTGAGGCCGGAAGAGGTGGGTGAAGGGGCGCGGGGGCGATCAACCGGTCGCCCTCGTGAAGGACGCCTCCCTGAGCCTTCCTGGGCCTGACGTTGGGATCGAGGGAAAAGCGATGACTCTATGGCAGAGATACTACACGCCGGTTGAGCTGTCTCAGGCTTTGCGCGTGCTGGCCGATTATGGGCCGGAGGCTCGCGTGGTGGCTGGGGGCACGGACTTGATCATCGAGCTGGAGCGCGGCGTGCGAGAGGTGTCCGTGCTGGTGGATGTCAGCCGCCTGATGGGGCTGGACCGTATCGTGGAGGATGAAGGCCTGGTGCGGATCGGCCCGCGCGTCACGCATCATCAGGCGGTGACTTCGCCGCTCGTCGCCGCGCGGGCCTTTCCCCTGGCTCGCGCTTGCTGGGAGGTGGGTGCTCCTCAGATTCGCAATCGCGGCACCATAGCGGGCAATCTGGTCACCGCCTCGCCGGCCAATGACACGATTACGCCGCTGTGGGCGCTGGATGCTCGCGTGGTGTTGGCGTCGGCGCGTGGGCAGCGCGAGCTCTCCTTCCCCGAGTTCTTTCAGGGCGTCCGGCGCACCGCGCTGGCCCCGGACGAGATGGTGACCGGGATCGTCTTCCCCGCGCTGCGGCCGAATGTGCGCGGCACGTTCATCAAGCTGGGTCTACGCCGGGCCCAGGCGATCAGCATCGTCAACGCGGCCGTGGTGCTGGAGTTCGGCGACGACGTGGTGGACGGGGCGCCGCGGGTGCGCTCTGCTCGTGTGACGTTGGGGGCCGTGGCTCCGACGATCATCCGTTCGCCGCAGGCGGAGGGGGTGCTGGCGGGCGCGCCGTTGAGCGACACAGTCATCGAAGAGGCGGCGCGGGCCGCGGCGGCCGACGCCCGTCCCATCGACGATATTCGCGGCTCCGCGGCCTACCGCCGGGAGATGGTGCGCGTGCTGGTGCGCCGCGCGCTGCGTCAGTTGCGGGATGGGGAGGAGCGGCGCGGGTGGCCGCAATCGCCGGTTACGCTGGGGGGAAGCCGGGCGATCCCTTCATGGCGTGGGCGTATCCTGGAGCATGATGTGGCGAATGATCAGCCCATCGAGACGACGGTGAACGGACAGCGGGTGCGCGTGCGCGGGGCCAATGGCAAGACGCTGCTGCGTATGCTGCGTGAAGATCTGGGCCTTATCGGCACCAAAGAGGGGTGTGCCGAGGGGGAGTGTGGCGCCTGTACGGTGCTCCTGGACGGCATGGCCGTGATGAGCTGCCTGGTGCCGGCCCCTCGCGCTCATGGCGCTGAGATCGTGACGGTGGAGGGGCTGGCTCAGTACGGAGGGGCATGGGAGGATCTGCATCCCGCCCAGCGGGCTTTCATCGAGGCCGGCGCGGTGCAGTGCGGCTACTGCACGCCGGGGCTGTTGATGGCAGCCGCCCGGCTGTTGCAGGAGCGCCCGTCCCCCACCCCTGAGGAGATCCGATACGCGCTGACCGGCAACCTATGCCGGTGCACCGGCTACTACAAGATCATCGAGGCCGTCGAGCGGGCGGCAACGAAGTTAGACCACTAAGGCACGAAGACACGGAGGGATTTAGAGGTGAGTCAGTATGCACCTCTCTCCGAGGAGGAAGAACGCATCGCTAAAGCGATCGTAGACGCAGCGTATGCCGTTCATAAGGAGCTTGGCCCTGGACTGCTGGAAAACATCTATGAGGTCTGTTTTTGCCACGAGTTGAGCAAGCGTGGGTTATCATATCGCCGGCAAGTTGTAGTACCCATTGTGTACGACGGCATAAGATTTGACGAGGGACTGCGGTTAGATGTGTTAGTGGACGACCTTGTCATTTGTGAGCTAAAAGCGGTGGAGGCTCTCCACTCAGTACACATGGCACAATTACTGACGCAATTGAAGCTGACGGGGAAGCGACTTGGGTTCTTGATCAACTTCAACGTCTCACTGATCAAGCACGGTATCAAGCGAGTCATTCTGTAGCTCTCCGCTTCAGCCTGAGCCGATGGTAGGACTTTATCTCTAAGCCTTTCGTGTCTTTGTGTCTTCGTGGTAGAGTTGAGCCCATGGAGGGACCATGATCGGCAAATCGTTACCGAGGGTGGATGCCCGGGATAAGGTGACGGGGCGGGCGCTGTATCCGGGCGATCTGACCCGGCCGGATATGCTTCATATGAAGGTGCTGTTCGCGGGACGTCCGCACGCCCGCATCCGGTCCATTGACACGAGCCAGGCCGAGCGGGCGCCGGGCGTGGTCGCCGTCTTCACGGCGGCCGATGTGCCCGTCAACGAGTACGGACTGAACATCCCCGATCAGCCGGTATTGTGCGGCCCCGGTAGCACGAAGCCCGGCGCCGACGTCGTGCGCTTCGTCGGCGATCAGGTGGCGCTGGTGGTCGCGGAGACCGAGGAGCAGGCCGCGGCCGCGCGGGACCTGATCCGGGTCGAATATGAGGATTTGCCCGTCGTGGCGGACATGGATGCCGCCCTGGCCCCCGATGCGCCCATCCTGCATCCCGATCGGGAGAGCAACGTCCTCTGTCATTACCGGATCCGCAAGGGAGATGTGGAGGCCGGGTTCGCTCAGGCGGACGTCATCCTCGAGGGCGAGTATGAGACGCCGATGCAGGAGCATGCGTATCTGCAGCCGGAGGCGGGGCTGGCGTATATCGATGAGACCGGCCGGGTGACGGTGGAGGTGGCCGGGCAGTGGACTCATGAGGATCGGGAGCAGATCGCCCACGCGCTGGGGCTGCCCGAAGATCAGGTGCGGGTGATCTACCCGGCTATCGGCGGCGCGTTTGGCGGACGAGAGGACATCTCGGTCCAGATTATCCTGGCGCT
This is a stretch of genomic DNA from Chloroflexota bacterium. It encodes these proteins:
- a CDS encoding carboxypeptidase — translated: MPDVRFDTYYRYEELTRILQGYAEEHPQLVRVESIGKSYEGRDIWVATVTSFATGEDKEKPALWVDGNIHASELSPSSACLYLIHRLVTGYGRDEEITRCLDTRAFYICPRVNPDGAELALADKPKIIRSSTRPYPYDEEPLEGLVEEDIDGDGRMLMMRIPDPNGPWKVYPEEPRLLVRRDPTETDGQYYRILPEGRLKDYDGVTITLQPKKEGLDLNRNFPMNWRQEHEQQGAGPYPTSEPEVRAIVHFIVSHPNITGGVAFHTHSGVLLRPYSDQSDETFPAEDLWTYQKIGQKGTEITGYPNISVYHDFRYHPKEVITGVFDDWMYDHLGVFAWTVEIWSPQRQAGIKDYKFIEWYREHPVEDDLKLLRWSDEVLDGEGYVDWYEFDHPQLGKVELGGWNALYAFRNPPPKFLEKEISSFPDWLIWHLLISPRLELYEASAKPLGDGTYRIRLVVQNTGWLPTYVTKKALEKKVVRGVICEIELPEGAKLEAGKPRVDIGQLEGRAYKPSAPVSRVADPTEDRAKAEWVVRAPKGGTVRLVARHDRAGVVRAEVVLEAGEAGRGG
- a CDS encoding 2Fe-2S iron-sulfur cluster binding domain-containing protein; the encoded protein is MTLWQRYYTPVELSQALRVLADYGPEARVVAGGTDLIIELERGVREVSVLVDVSRLMGLDRIVEDEGLVRIGPRVTHHQAVTSPLVAARAFPLARACWEVGAPQIRNRGTIAGNLVTASPANDTITPLWALDARVVLASARGQRELSFPEFFQGVRRTALAPDEMVTGIVFPALRPNVRGTFIKLGLRRAQAISIVNAAVVLEFGDDVVDGAPRVRSARVTLGAVAPTIIRSPQAEGVLAGAPLSDTVIEEAARAAAADARPIDDIRGSAAYRREMVRVLVRRALRQLRDGEERRGWPQSPVTLGGSRAIPSWRGRILEHDVANDQPIETTVNGQRVRVRGANGKTLLRMLREDLGLIGTKEGCAEGECGACTVLLDGMAVMSCLVPAPRAHGAEIVTVEGLAQYGGAWEDLHPAQRAFIEAGAVQCGYCTPGLLMAAARLLQERPSPTPEEIRYALTGNLCRCTGYYKIIEAVERAATKLDH
- a CDS encoding LLM class flavin-dependent oxidoreductase; amino-acid sequence: MSSLSRDRVALYLQDAHPIRDGIEYVRYAESKGFEAVWQAESRLVRDAIVPMAAFAACTERIKVGSGVINNWTRNAALIAATFVTLDDLAPDRILCGLGAWWEPLASKVGVDRRKPLQAMRETVEAVRRLIAMERVTYHGEFVHLTDVEIDIVHGRREPRNIPIYIGATGPKMLELAGEIADGVLLNYLVSPAYNAQAMERLEAGARRAGRRLEDIDRPQLVVCSLDTDRQKALDNARKLVTQYLGQQPHIMKASGVSQELLDEIGQVLSWPATEEQIERAMELVPDEVVQLITASGTPEECRAKVREYVAAGCTCPVLYPLGDDVYAMIDAFANGYR
- a CDS encoding GxxExxY protein, giving the protein MSQYAPLSEEEERIAKAIVDAAYAVHKELGPGLLENIYEVCFCHELSKRGLSYRRQVVVPIVYDGIRFDEGLRLDVLVDDLVICELKAVEALHSVHMAQLLTQLKLTGKRLGFLINFNVSLIKHGIKRVIL